In one window of Erwinia tasmaniensis Et1/99 DNA:
- the proP gene encoding glycine betaine/L-proline transporter ProP: MGEKSEGQQPHKKHFWNKNKATGKELNIDDITIVDKSMLKRAVGAAALGNAMEWFDFGVYSYLAVTIGKVFFPGGSPAAQLLATFGAFAAAFLVRPVGGLVFGPLGDRIGRQKVLAITMIMMSIGTFCIGIIPGYHSIGIMAPVLLLLARLLQGFSTGGEYGGAATFIAEYSTDERRGFMGSFLEFGTLGGYLLGAGLVTALTAAMPEQDLLDWGWRIPFFIAAPLGLFGLYIRLKLEETPAFQKHMEKQDALEHSKPRLGLWQMLSKYRAAMLKCIGLVLLFNVSNYMLTSYMPSYLTGILGLSELSSLLLILVVMFVMMPLTLFWGHWNDRLGRRPVIWAGAIGLIVLAVPCMMLIGTGNMLLVFTGLIILGAIHTCFSGSMPATLPALFSTDIRYSALAIGFNLSVSLFGGTTPLITTWLVEKTGNLLMPAYYLMGAGVIGVITVFTLRETARKPLRGSAPSVGSRAEAQRLVDKLRLRRKKAAAE, encoded by the coding sequence ATGGGCGAAAAATCAGAGGGGCAGCAGCCTCATAAGAAACATTTCTGGAATAAAAATAAGGCCACCGGCAAAGAACTCAACATCGACGATATCACTATTGTTGATAAGTCGATGTTGAAACGCGCCGTGGGCGCCGCTGCTCTGGGTAACGCGATGGAGTGGTTTGACTTCGGGGTTTATAGCTATCTTGCCGTGACTATCGGCAAGGTGTTTTTCCCCGGCGGCAGTCCCGCCGCGCAGCTGCTGGCCACATTCGGCGCGTTTGCCGCAGCGTTCCTCGTTCGACCGGTTGGTGGCCTGGTATTCGGACCGCTTGGCGATCGCATAGGCCGCCAGAAAGTGCTGGCAATCACCATGATCATGATGTCGATTGGCACTTTCTGTATCGGAATTATTCCCGGCTATCATTCTATCGGCATTATGGCCCCGGTACTGCTGCTGCTTGCGCGCCTGTTACAAGGGTTCTCAACCGGGGGGGAATACGGTGGCGCCGCTACGTTTATCGCCGAATACTCCACCGATGAGCGCCGTGGCTTTATGGGCAGTTTTCTTGAGTTTGGCACCCTGGGGGGGTATCTGCTGGGAGCCGGGTTGGTGACGGCGTTAACCGCAGCGATGCCGGAGCAGGATCTGCTTGACTGGGGCTGGCGCATTCCGTTCTTTATCGCCGCGCCGCTGGGCCTGTTTGGGCTGTATATCCGTTTGAAGCTGGAAGAAACGCCAGCCTTCCAGAAGCATATGGAAAAACAGGACGCGCTGGAGCACAGCAAACCACGCCTGGGTCTGTGGCAGATGCTGAGCAAGTACCGCGCCGCGATGCTGAAATGTATTGGCCTGGTGCTGCTGTTTAACGTTTCAAACTATATGCTGACATCCTACATGCCGAGCTATCTGACCGGAATACTTGGCCTGAGCGAACTCAGCTCCCTGTTACTGATCCTGGTGGTGATGTTTGTCATGATGCCGCTGACGTTGTTCTGGGGCCACTGGAATGACCGCCTGGGACGCCGTCCCGTCATCTGGGCCGGGGCGATTGGCCTGATCGTGCTGGCAGTACCGTGCATGATGCTGATCGGCACCGGTAACATGCTGCTGGTATTTACCGGGCTGATTATTCTCGGCGCCATCCATACCTGCTTCAGTGGTTCTATGCCGGCCACCTTACCGGCGCTGTTTTCCACGGATATTCGCTACAGCGCGCTGGCTATTGGTTTCAATTTATCGGTCTCACTGTTTGGCGGCACGACGCCATTGATCACGACCTGGCTGGTGGAGAAAACCGGCAATCTGCTGATGCCGGCTTATTATCTGATGGGGGCGGGAGTGATTGGGGTGATCACCGTCTTTACCCTGCGTGAAACCGCGCGTAAACCGCTGCGTGGTTCAGCGCCATCGGTCGGCAGCCGGGCGGAAGCCCAGCGCCTGGTGGATAAACTGCGGCTGCGCCGTAAAAAGGCGGCTGCCGAGTAA
- the mdoH gene encoding glucans biosynthesis glucosyltransferase MdoH, whose protein sequence is MNKSTVIPTEYIDALPLSPERKGALRDAVPENAEDSFSQLHHQLADEGSTQTRPDDAPQASVKARVEMSWPDSVDEGRQFGKDALDRTTLKAMPKHTRSSMYPEEWRTNPVARAWDAVRGRKSTPRYASKEEQKREDKWRHVGSIRRYILLFLTVFQTVVATWYMKTILPYQGWALIDPMEMINQNWQQSVLQILPYVLQTGILILFAVLFCWVSAGFWTALMGFLQLLIGKDKYSISYLTSGDEPINPEHRTALIMPICNEDVGRVFAGLRATWESVVRTGEQDNYDVYILSDSYNPDIAMAEQKAWMELVRDVGGEGRIFYRRRRRRVKRKSGNIDDFCRRWGSQYSYMVVLDADSVMSGECLNGLVRMMEANPNAGIIQSSPKASGMDTLYARCQQFATRVYGPLFTAGLHFWQLGESHYWGHNAIIRVQPFIEHCALAPLPGEGSFAGSILSHDFVEAALMRRAGWGVWIAYDLPGSYEELPPNLLDELKRDRRWCHGNLMNFRLFLVKGMHPVHRAVFLTGVMSYLSAPLWFMFLALSTALQVVHTLMEPQYFLQPRQLFPVWPQWRPELAIALFSTTLVLLFLPKLLSIILVWCKGAKPYGGALRVLVSLCLEMLFSVLLAPVRMLFHTVFVVSAFLGWEVVWNSPQRDDDATPWSEAFKRHGSQMLLGLVWAGGMGWLDLNFLWWLSPIVFSLILSPFVSVWSSRRTLGQASKRGKLFLIPEEYNPPQELLDTDRYVELNRERALDDGFMHAVFHPSFNALASAMATSRHLQSDILDFARDRRVEQALSGSPANLNRDSRLALLSDPVTLSRMHYRLWQNADKYRDWSDHYHSLKLNPLALNNAK, encoded by the coding sequence ATGAATAAGTCTACCGTAATACCTACTGAATATATCGATGCGCTGCCTCTTTCCCCTGAACGGAAAGGGGCGCTGCGTGATGCTGTGCCTGAAAACGCGGAGGATAGCTTCAGTCAGCTGCATCATCAGCTGGCTGACGAGGGTTCTACTCAAACACGTCCTGACGATGCGCCACAGGCGTCTGTCAAAGCGCGTGTCGAAATGAGCTGGCCTGACTCTGTCGATGAGGGACGTCAGTTTGGCAAAGATGCGCTGGATCGCACAACGCTGAAAGCGATGCCGAAGCACACCCGTTCTTCTATGTACCCTGAGGAGTGGCGCACCAACCCGGTGGCGCGTGCGTGGGACGCCGTGCGCGGGCGTAAAAGCACCCCGCGTTATGCCAGCAAAGAAGAGCAGAAAAGAGAGGACAAATGGCGGCATGTAGGCTCCATTCGTCGCTATATCCTGCTGTTCCTCACTGTGTTCCAGACGGTGGTGGCGACCTGGTATATGAAGACCATCCTGCCTTATCAGGGCTGGGCGCTGATCGACCCGATGGAGATGATCAATCAGAACTGGCAACAGTCGGTACTACAAATCTTGCCTTACGTGCTGCAAACCGGGATCCTGATCCTCTTTGCCGTGCTGTTTTGCTGGGTTTCAGCCGGGTTCTGGACGGCGCTGATGGGCTTCTTACAGCTGCTGATCGGTAAGGATAAATACAGCATTTCCTATCTGACCAGCGGTGATGAACCTATCAACCCGGAACATCGTACGGCGCTGATTATGCCGATCTGTAATGAAGACGTGGGGCGCGTGTTCGCCGGTCTGCGTGCCACCTGGGAGTCGGTAGTGCGTACCGGCGAACAGGACAACTACGATGTCTATATTCTTAGCGACAGCTACAATCCGGATATCGCCATGGCCGAGCAAAAGGCCTGGATGGAGCTGGTGCGTGACGTGGGCGGGGAAGGGCGTATTTTCTATCGTCGCCGTCGTCGTCGTGTGAAGCGTAAATCCGGTAACATTGATGACTTTTGCCGCCGTTGGGGCAGCCAGTACAGCTATATGGTCGTACTGGACGCCGACAGCGTGATGAGCGGTGAGTGCCTGAATGGTCTGGTACGCATGATGGAAGCCAACCCGAATGCGGGTATTATCCAGTCATCGCCGAAAGCATCGGGTATGGACACGCTTTATGCGCGCTGTCAGCAGTTTGCCACCCGGGTTTACGGGCCGCTCTTTACCGCCGGCCTGCATTTCTGGCAGCTGGGTGAGTCACACTACTGGGGCCACAACGCTATTATCCGCGTTCAGCCGTTTATTGAGCACTGTGCGCTGGCCCCTCTGCCGGGAGAAGGTTCATTTGCCGGCTCGATCCTTTCGCATGACTTTGTCGAAGCCGCGCTGATGCGCCGCGCCGGTTGGGGAGTGTGGATCGCTTATGATTTACCCGGCTCCTATGAAGAACTGCCGCCGAACCTGTTGGATGAGCTGAAGCGCGATCGCCGCTGGTGCCACGGTAACCTGATGAACTTTCGTCTGTTTCTGGTAAAAGGCATGCATCCGGTTCACCGAGCGGTATTCCTGACCGGCGTGATGTCCTATCTGTCTGCTCCGCTATGGTTTATGTTCCTGGCGCTGTCAACCGCCCTGCAGGTGGTGCATACGCTGATGGAGCCGCAGTACTTCCTGCAACCGCGTCAGCTTTTCCCGGTGTGGCCGCAGTGGCGACCTGAACTGGCGATTGCGCTGTTCTCGACGACGCTGGTTCTGCTGTTTTTGCCGAAACTGTTAAGTATTATCCTTGTGTGGTGCAAAGGAGCGAAGCCTTACGGCGGCGCATTGCGCGTGCTGGTTTCACTGTGCCTGGAAATGCTGTTCTCAGTGCTGTTGGCACCGGTACGTATGCTGTTCCACACCGTCTTCGTGGTCAGCGCGTTTCTCGGCTGGGAAGTGGTATGGAACTCACCGCAGCGCGATGACGACGCCACGCCGTGGAGCGAGGCGTTTAAGCGCCACGGCTCACAAATGCTGCTTGGCCTGGTCTGGGCTGGCGGAATGGGGTGGCTGGATCTTAACTTCTTGTGGTGGCTGTCTCCGATCGTCTTCTCGCTGATCCTGTCACCGTTTGTTTCTGTCTGGTCCAGTCGTCGTACTCTTGGCCAGGCGTCGAAGCGCGGCAAGCTGTTCCTGATCCCGGAAGAGTACAATCCGCCGCAGGAGCTGCTGGACACCGATCGCTACGTCGAGCTTAATCGCGAGCGAGCGCTGGATGACGGCTTTATGCATGCGGTATTCCATCCATCGTTCAACGCGTTGGCAAGCGCGATGGCGACATCGCGTCACCTACAGAGCGATATCCTTGACTTCGCCCGCGATCGGCGCGTCGAGCAGGCCTTGAGTGGCTCTCCGGCCAATCTCAATCGCGACAGCCGCCTGGCGCTGCTTAGCGACCCGGTAACCCTGTCACGTATGCACTATCGTCTGTGGCAGAATGCAGATAAGTATCGCGACTGGTCAGATCATTATCATAGTCTGAAGCTGAATCCGCTGGCGTTAAATAACGCGAAGTAG
- a CDS encoding YceI family protein, translating into MKKTILGLTTAALLMTGATANAAEYKIDKEGQHAFVQFRIKHLGYSWLYGSFKDFDGAFTFDEADPSKDKVNVVINTASVDTNHAERDKHLRSAHFLNTGKFPQATYVSTGVVKEGEGLTVNGNLTLNGVTKPVKLSAKLMGEGKDPWGGYRAGFEAAGKIALKDFNVETDLGPASQDVDLIISLEGVRQ; encoded by the coding sequence CTGAAGAAAACGATTCTGGGCCTGACCACCGCTGCGCTATTAATGACGGGAGCCACCGCCAACGCAGCCGAGTATAAAATTGATAAGGAAGGACAGCATGCGTTTGTTCAGTTCCGTATCAAACACCTGGGATATAGCTGGCTGTACGGCAGTTTTAAGGATTTCGATGGTGCGTTCACTTTTGACGAGGCGGATCCGAGCAAAGACAAGGTGAATGTCGTCATCAATACTGCCAGTGTCGATACTAATCATGCGGAGCGTGATAAGCATCTGCGCAGCGCCCACTTCCTTAATACCGGCAAGTTCCCGCAGGCGACCTATGTTTCTACCGGCGTGGTGAAAGAGGGAGAGGGGCTGACCGTCAACGGTAATCTGACGCTGAACGGCGTGACCAAGCCGGTCAAACTTTCCGCCAAACTGATGGGCGAAGGCAAAGATCCGTGGGGCGGCTACCGTGCTGGCTTTGAAGCAGCCGGCAAAATTGCGCTGAAAGATTTCAATGTTGAGACCGATTTGGGGCCAGCTTCGCAGGATGTTGATCTGATTATTTCTCTGGAAGGCGTACGCCAGTAA
- a CDS encoding MysB family protein, with protein sequence MNLYATLEEAIDAAREEYLAANPEQEEDEVSVSQFNLQKYVMQDGDIMWQAEFFTDDGDEGECLPLSSGEAAQAIFDGEFDEVELRQEWLAENTLHEWDDGEFQLEPPGDTEEGKAAAEEWEDDNSESDNLI encoded by the coding sequence ATGAACCTTTATGCCACGCTGGAAGAAGCGATTGATGCTGCACGCGAAGAGTATCTGGCCGCCAACCCGGAACAGGAAGAGGATGAGGTTTCAGTCAGTCAGTTTAATCTGCAAAAATACGTGATGCAGGATGGCGATATCATGTGGCAGGCTGAATTTTTCACCGATGACGGTGATGAAGGTGAATGCCTGCCGCTAAGCAGCGGTGAAGCCGCACAGGCAATTTTCGACGGCGAATTTGACGAGGTTGAACTGCGTCAGGAGTGGCTTGCGGAAAATACCCTTCATGAGTGGGACGACGGCGAATTTCAGCTGGAGCCACCGGGTGATACTGAAGAGGGCAAGGCGGCCGCTGAAGAGTGGGAAGACGATAACAGCGAATCCGATAATCTGATCTGA
- the bssS gene encoding biofilm formation regulator BssS, whose product MDSNKDVIQTHPLIGWDISTVDSYDAMMIRLHSLSSNQQQADEAEVGQTYWLTTDVARQFISILEAGIAKIEATDYQDRDYKKH is encoded by the coding sequence ATGGACAGTAACAAAGATGTCATCCAGACACATCCCCTCATCGGGTGGGATATCAGTACCGTAGACAGTTATGATGCCATGATGATCCGTTTGCATTCGCTGTCTTCCAACCAACAGCAGGCTGATGAAGCTGAAGTGGGACAGACCTACTGGCTGACCACCGATGTTGCCAGACAATTTATTTCCATTCTTGAAGCTGGCATTGCAAAAATAGAAGCTACCGACTACCAGGATCGCGATTACAAGAAGCATTAA
- the trhO gene encoding oxygen-dependent tRNA uridine(34) hydroxylase TrhO: MPVLHNLVSNEELKARMLAETEPRTTVSFYKYFTIEDPRAFRDALYVALTRLKVFGRVYVAAEGINAQVSVPASLYEEMKATLYGFHPALDKLRMNIALDDDGKSFWVLRLKVRERIVADGITDESFDASDVGAYLKAAEVNAMLDDPEAVFVDMRNHYEYEVGHFDNALEIPADTFRDQLPMAVDMLEQDKDKKIVMYCTGGIRCEKASAWMRHNGYENVYHIEGGIIEYARRAREQGLPVRFKGKNFVFDERMGERISDDVIAHCHQCGEPCDNHVNCLNDGCHLLFIQCPACAVKFNHCCSPLCMEELALTPEEQRARRAGRENGNKIFNKSRGLLSTTMHIPSPKE, translated from the coding sequence ATGCCAGTGTTACATAACCTTGTGTCCAATGAAGAGCTAAAAGCGCGTATGCTGGCCGAGACCGAGCCGCGCACTACAGTTTCTTTCTATAAATATTTCACCATTGAAGATCCGCGTGCCTTCCGGGATGCACTTTACGTGGCGTTGACCCGCCTGAAAGTATTTGGTCGCGTTTATGTCGCGGCAGAAGGAATTAACGCCCAGGTCAGCGTTCCCGCAAGCCTGTATGAAGAGATGAAAGCCACGCTGTATGGCTTTCATCCGGCGCTGGACAAGCTGCGCATGAATATTGCGCTGGACGATGACGGTAAATCCTTTTGGGTGCTGCGTCTGAAGGTCCGTGAGCGCATCGTGGCGGACGGGATCACCGATGAAAGTTTTGATGCCAGCGATGTCGGGGCCTACCTGAAAGCGGCGGAAGTGAACGCCATGCTGGACGATCCCGAAGCGGTTTTCGTCGATATGCGCAATCATTATGAGTACGAAGTGGGGCATTTCGATAACGCTCTGGAGATCCCGGCCGATACCTTCCGCGATCAGCTGCCGATGGCGGTTGATATGCTGGAGCAGGACAAAGACAAAAAGATTGTTATGTACTGTACGGGAGGGATCCGCTGTGAAAAAGCCAGCGCCTGGATGCGCCATAACGGTTATGAAAATGTTTACCATATTGAAGGTGGGATTATTGAATATGCCCGCCGCGCGCGCGAACAGGGTTTACCCGTTCGTTTTAAGGGCAAGAACTTTGTTTTTGACGAGCGCATGGGTGAGCGTATTTCCGACGACGTTATCGCGCATTGTCATCAGTGCGGTGAACCCTGCGATAATCACGTTAACTGTCTGAATGACGGTTGCCACCTGCTGTTTATCCAGTGTCCGGCCTGTGCGGTGAAGTTCAATCACTGCTGTAGCCCGCTGTGCATGGAGGAGCTGGCACTCACGCCGGAAGAGCAGCGCGCGCGCCGCGCCGGACGTGAAAACGGCAACAAGATATTCAACAAATCGCGTGGCCTGCTAAGCACCACCATGCATATCCCTTCCCCGAAAGAGTGA
- a CDS encoding Kdo(2)-lipid IV(A) acyltransferase: MTQLPQFSRALLHPRYWFTWLGIALLYVLVLLPYPVLYYVGCGLGRLSMRFLKRRVDVARRNLELCFPEMPAAEREALMKRNFESLGMGLIETGMAWFWPEWRITKWFKVSGLEHISKAAADQKGVLLIGMHFLTLELGARIFGIHNPGIGVYRPNDNALIDWLQTWGRMRSNKSMLDRKDLKGMIRALKSGDIIWYAPDHDYGPKSSVFVPFFAVDQAASTKGSYLLIRSGKPAVIPFVPRRLPAGKGYEMVILPEEQAIPLNDEAATAARMNNIVEQGVLMAPDQYMWLHRRFKTRPEGQPALY, from the coding sequence ATGACTCAGCTGCCTCAATTTAGTCGTGCATTACTGCATCCCCGTTATTGGTTTACCTGGTTGGGTATTGCTCTTCTCTATGTGCTGGTGTTACTCCCTTATCCGGTGCTTTATTATGTTGGTTGTGGATTAGGAAGGCTTTCCATGCGCTTTCTAAAACGCCGGGTGGACGTTGCCAGACGTAACCTCGAACTCTGTTTTCCAGAAATGCCCGCCGCCGAGCGTGAAGCGCTGATGAAACGCAACTTCGAATCGCTGGGCATGGGGCTGATAGAAACCGGCATGGCGTGGTTTTGGCCGGAGTGGCGAATAACAAAATGGTTTAAGGTCAGCGGATTAGAACATATCAGTAAGGCTGCTGCCGACCAGAAAGGCGTACTGTTGATCGGTATGCATTTTCTGACGCTTGAGCTGGGAGCACGAATTTTCGGCATCCACAACCCGGGGATTGGCGTTTACCGACCGAATGATAATGCGCTGATTGACTGGCTTCAGACATGGGGCCGCATGCGTTCGAATAAAAGCATGCTTGACCGGAAGGATCTGAAGGGCATGATACGCGCTCTGAAAAGTGGCGATATTATCTGGTATGCACCGGACCACGATTACGGCCCGAAAAGCAGCGTGTTCGTGCCGTTTTTCGCCGTTGATCAGGCGGCGTCCACGAAGGGAAGCTACCTGCTTATTCGCAGCGGGAAGCCGGCGGTGATCCCCTTTGTGCCCCGCCGCCTGCCGGCAGGCAAAGGCTATGAGATGGTTATTCTGCCTGAAGAGCAGGCCATTCCTTTAAATGACGAAGCGGCGACGGCCGCTCGCATGAATAACATCGTCGAACAGGGCGTATTGATGGCGCCAGATCAGTATATGTGGCTTCACCGCCGTTTCAAGACTCGCCCTGAAGGACAGCCTGCCCTTTACTGA
- a CDS encoding cytochrome b, giving the protein MRWKNSVTRYGALSIGMHWLVAVAVYGMFALGLWMVTQGYYDEWYHKAPELHKSIGMVLFAVMLVRVVWRFVSPPPKPLKSYSPLVRHGAVIAHLLLYGLLFAILISGYLISTAEGKPVDVFGVLPVPALFTGLGEQADLAGNIHLWLAWSVVILSVLHGLAALKHHFIDRDITLKRMLGHRID; this is encoded by the coding sequence ATGCGGTGGAAAAATAGCGTTACGCGTTATGGCGCATTGAGCATCGGTATGCACTGGCTGGTGGCCGTTGCGGTATATGGCATGTTTGCACTCGGACTATGGATGGTAACGCAGGGTTATTACGACGAGTGGTATCACAAAGCCCCGGAACTGCATAAAAGCATCGGTATGGTGCTGTTTGCCGTGATGCTGGTGCGCGTGGTATGGCGGTTCGTTTCCCCCCCACCCAAGCCGCTTAAGAGCTACAGCCCGCTGGTACGCCACGGTGCGGTGATAGCCCACCTTCTGCTCTACGGGTTGCTGTTTGCCATTTTGATCAGCGGCTACCTAATTTCAACGGCAGAAGGTAAGCCAGTCGATGTATTTGGCGTCCTGCCGGTGCCGGCATTGTTTACCGGGCTGGGCGAACAGGCCGATCTGGCTGGCAACATTCACCTCTGGCTGGCATGGAGCGTGGTGATCCTTTCCGTGCTGCACGGGCTGGCCGCGTTAAAACACCATTTTATCGATCGCGATATCACGTTAAAAAGGATGCTGGGTCACCGCATCGACTAA
- the dinI gene encoding DNA damage-inducible protein I, producing the protein MRIEVTVAKTTSLPAGAIDALTQELSKRIDKHFPDGNNTISVRYASANSLTVMGGDKEAKDQITDILQETWESADDWFITD; encoded by the coding sequence ATGCGTATTGAAGTCACTGTAGCAAAAACCACTTCTTTGCCCGCGGGCGCTATCGACGCGCTAACGCAGGAATTGTCTAAACGTATCGACAAACATTTTCCCGACGGGAACAATACCATTTCAGTACGCTATGCCAGCGCGAACAGCCTGACGGTGATGGGCGGCGACAAAGAAGCAAAAGACCAGATTACGGACATTTTACAGGAAACCTGGGAAAGCGCGGACGACTGGTTTATCACAGATTAA
- a CDS encoding YceK/YidQ family lipoprotein, translated as MAMGLSILVLSGCGSIISRTVPGQGQGNQYYPGVQWDVRDRPWRFIAIIDLPLSLVVDTLLLPVDARHGPYE; from the coding sequence ATGGCGATGGGCCTGAGCATACTGGTACTGAGCGGCTGTGGCAGCATTATCAGCAGAACCGTGCCCGGACAGGGGCAGGGTAATCAATATTACCCCGGCGTGCAGTGGGACGTGCGCGACAGGCCTTGGCGCTTTATTGCCATCATCGACCTGCCGCTTTCGCTGGTGGTGGATACGCTGTTACTGCCGGTGGACGCGCGGCACGGGCCGTACGAATAG
- the pyrC gene encoding dihydroorotase produces the protein MTDQPQQLTIRRPDDWHIHLRDGEMLEAVAPFTSEICGRAIVMPNLVPPVTSVAAARAYRERIVAAVPAAHDFTPLMTCYLTDGLDPDEIEAGFAEGVFTAAKLYPAHATTNSAHGVTSIASIAKVLERMQKIGMPLLIHGEVTDAHIDIFDREARFIETVLHPLRQQFPELKVVCEHITTQEAAAYVLEGNQYLAATITPQHLMFNRNHMLVGGIRPHLYCLPILKRNIHQQALRDAVASGHRRFFLGTDTAPHTRDRKETSCGCAGVFNAPSMLSAYATVFEEIGALAHFEAFCSENGPGFYGLPLNEDKVRLIRQPWTVPESIRVGGNGDNLVPFLAGETLNWQVVL, from the coding sequence ATGACCGACCAACCCCAGCAACTGACTATACGCCGCCCTGACGACTGGCACATCCATCTGCGTGACGGAGAGATGCTGGAGGCGGTAGCGCCATTTACCAGTGAAATTTGTGGCCGTGCCATTGTGATGCCCAACCTGGTTCCGCCCGTCACCAGCGTCGCCGCCGCCCGTGCCTACCGCGAGCGTATTGTTGCTGCCGTACCCGCCGCCCACGACTTCACCCCGTTAATGACCTGTTACCTGACCGATGGCCTCGACCCGGATGAAATCGAAGCCGGCTTTGCTGAAGGCGTTTTCACCGCCGCGAAGCTCTATCCGGCGCATGCGACCACGAACTCTGCACACGGCGTCACCAGCATAGCCTCAATTGCTAAGGTACTTGAGCGTATGCAGAAAATCGGTATGCCACTGTTGATCCACGGGGAAGTGACCGACGCGCACATCGACATTTTCGATCGCGAAGCGCGCTTTATCGAAACCGTGCTACACCCGCTGCGCCAGCAGTTCCCTGAGCTGAAGGTGGTCTGCGAGCATATCACCACACAGGAAGCGGCGGCGTATGTGCTGGAAGGCAATCAATACCTTGCGGCAACCATTACGCCACAGCATCTGATGTTTAACCGTAATCATATGCTGGTTGGCGGTATTCGCCCGCATCTCTACTGCCTGCCGATTCTCAAACGGAATATTCACCAGCAGGCGCTGCGTGATGCCGTTGCCAGCGGTCATCGACGCTTCTTCCTCGGCACCGATACCGCTCCGCATACGCGGGACCGCAAAGAAACCAGCTGTGGCTGCGCCGGCGTATTCAACGCGCCGTCAATGCTGAGCGCGTATGCGACGGTGTTTGAAGAGATCGGCGCGCTGGCGCATTTTGAAGCCTTCTGCTCGGAAAACGGCCCAGGCTTTTATGGTCTGCCGCTGAATGAAGATAAGGTGAGGCTGATCCGTCAGCCGTGGACAGTCCCGGAAAGCATCAGGGTTGGCGGCAATGGTGATAATCTGGTGCCGTTCCTCGCGGGTGAAACGCTTAACTGGCAGGTGGTTCTTTAA
- the solA gene encoding N-methyl-L-tryptophan oxidase — protein MVYDLIVVGSGSVGAAAGWYATQAGLKVLMIDGHHPPHREGSHHGESRLIRHAYGEGARYVPMVLRAQQLWDRLEQDSGERVMQRCGVLNLAPQQAEFIQNVMRSAEQFRLDVEILSEADVMQRWPQIALPNGYIGVFEPASGYLKAEVAVKSWIRLAREAGCAQLFNCPVNHIDTQNGLQTVATADGVYQARRLLLSAGTWVKTLCPELPVAPVRKVFAWHQADGRYSENNKFPAFTVEMPDGNHYYGFPADNNALKMGKHEGGQPIASAAERKPFGALAADGSELFSFIRQFLPGVGVCLRGEACTYDNSPDGDFIIDTLPGEPDRMVISGLSGHGFKFASVLGEIAAQFAQGRQSEFDLTPFSLSRFANDL, from the coding sequence ATGGTTTACGATTTGATTGTGGTAGGGAGCGGTTCGGTGGGCGCAGCCGCCGGATGGTACGCCACCCAGGCTGGCCTGAAAGTACTGATGATTGACGGCCACCACCCGCCGCACCGGGAAGGCAGTCATCATGGCGAAAGCCGCCTGATACGTCATGCCTACGGCGAAGGTGCTCGCTATGTTCCGATGGTGTTACGTGCCCAACAGCTCTGGGATCGGCTTGAGCAGGACAGCGGCGAGCGCGTCATGCAGCGCTGCGGGGTGCTCAACCTTGCGCCACAACAGGCTGAATTTATTCAGAACGTGATGCGCAGCGCAGAACAATTCAGGCTGGATGTGGAAATCCTCAGCGAGGCCGACGTGATGCAGCGCTGGCCGCAAATCGCGCTACCGAACGGCTATATCGGCGTATTCGAACCCGCTTCCGGCTATCTGAAAGCTGAAGTCGCGGTGAAAAGCTGGATACGTCTGGCGCGGGAGGCGGGCTGCGCCCAGCTGTTTAACTGCCCTGTAAACCATATCGATACGCAGAACGGGCTGCAAACCGTGGCCACTGCAGACGGGGTTTACCAGGCGCGCAGGCTGTTACTCAGCGCCGGGACTTGGGTAAAGACGCTCTGCCCCGAGTTACCCGTTGCCCCGGTGCGCAAAGTGTTTGCCTGGCATCAGGCCGATGGCCGCTACAGTGAAAACAATAAATTTCCGGCATTTACCGTGGAGATGCCCGACGGAAACCACTACTACGGCTTCCCCGCCGATAATAACGCCCTTAAGATGGGCAAACATGAAGGCGGTCAACCTATTGCATCCGCCGCCGAGCGTAAGCCGTTTGGCGCTCTGGCAGCCGACGGCAGCGAACTGTTTAGCTTTATACGCCAGTTTTTGCCCGGCGTTGGGGTTTGTCTGCGGGGCGAGGCGTGCACCTACGATAACTCCCCGGATGGGGACTTTATTATTGACACTTTGCCGGGTGAGCCTGACCGTATGGTAATCAGCGGGTTAAGCGGGCACGGTTTCAAATTTGCCAGCGTGCTGGGTGAGATCGCAGCGCAGTTTGCCCAGGGCAGGCAGAGCGAATTTGATTTAACCCCTTTCTCGCTGTCGCGGTTTGCAAACGACCTGTAG